A genomic window from Salvia hispanica cultivar TCC Black 2014 chromosome 5, UniMelb_Shisp_WGS_1.0, whole genome shotgun sequence includes:
- the LOC125191065 gene encoding uncharacterized protein LOC125191065: protein MSNASNSIPIEDAAAKAVFKRYEGLAAVRTKAVKGKGAWYWAHLEPILIRESDMKPPKAVKLKCTLCNAAFSASNPSRTATEHLKKGTCPNFNSMLQLPPLASPTARKSSNRKRCLQSQESVDASLDVCPLNMVDPSRFLTNEVSFLPAPPLYLKPLQLSGGKEDYGPLARLESSVKKLKSPGGSSPSPALSTSQVKRSFDALGDWFYDSCGVVSFSSLEHPKFRAFLNQLGFPAALNMDFLSSRLESKFDHARMDSEARISDAAFFQLACDGWKAGVGSQRLVKFTVNLPNRTAIFRKAMSVDGAAVPSQYAEEVLWETIQGVCGGNVQRCVGVVSDKYKAKALRNLELQNHWMINLSCQVQGFFSLIKDLYRELPLFKTVSDNCTKIASLINSTPQIRNSFHRFRLQGYDIAGFIRVPHPKCEISKIWSPFIAMLDDLLSCSRILNLIVSDDSCKVALLDVCGGEVAAVIQDVGFWRHVEAAHSLVKMIVAMAEEIEAERPSVGQCLPLWEELRAKIKEWCTKNDIAEGPVEKILERRFRKVYHPAWSAAFILDPLYLVRDASGKYLPPFKCLTHEQEKDVDKLVTRLVSREEAHIALMELMKWRSDGLDPLYAQAVQVRQHDAVTGKLKVANPQGSRLVWETYLKDFKILSKVAVRLLFLQATSCGIKHDSSFTRWFCRQGNSRSGSDRAQKLIFVAAHAKLERQDYSSPEEKDAELFGSIYGDDVMLNEVLADTPST from the coding sequence ATGTCTAATGCTTCAAATTCAATCCCAATCGAAGACGCGGCGGCGAAGGCGGTTTTCAAGCGCTATGAAGGCCTCGCAGCCGTCCGTACAAAGGCGGTGAAGGGCAAAGGCGCTTGGTACTGGGCCCATCTCGAGCCAATTCTCATACGGGAGAGTGATATGAAACCGCCCAAAGCCGTGAAGCTGAAATGCACTCTCTGCAACGCCGCCTTCTCCGCATCAAACCCGTCAAGAACTGCCACCGAGCATCTCAAGAAGGGGACTTGTCCCAATTTCAACTCAATGCTGCAGCTTCCCCCTCTGGCCTCGCCCACCGCTCGCAAGAGTAGTAATCGCAAGCGATGCTTGCAGTCTCAAGAATCCGTTGATGCTTCCCTAGATGTGTGCCCGCTTAACATGGTTGATCCCTCGCGTTTCCTTACCAATGAGGTGAGCTTTCTCCCTGCTCCGCCTCTCTATCTGAAGCCGCTCCAGTTGTCCGGCGGGAAGGAGGATTACGGGCCGTTGGCGCGGCTGGAGAGCAGTGTGAAGAAGCTCAAGAGCCCCGGGGGCTCCTCGCCTAGCCCGGCCTTGAGCACGAGTCAAGTGAAGAGATCGTTTGATGCTTTGGGAGACTGGTTTTACGACTCATGTGGGGTGGTCTCCTTTTCAAGCCTTGAACATCCCAAGTTCAGGGCTTTCCTTAACCAGCTTGGGTTTCCTGCGGCCTTGAACATGGACTTCTTGAGCTCGAGGCTCGAATCCAAGTTTGACCATGCTAGGATGGACTCAGAAGCTAGGATTTCTGATGCAGCATTCTTTCAGCTTGCTTGTGATGGGTGGAAGGCCGGTGTTGGGAGCCAGCGTTTGGTTAAGTTCACGGTGAACCTTCCCAACAGGACAGCCATTTTCCGGAAGGCCATGAGCGTTGATGGTGCAGCCGTGCCATCACAGTATGCGGAGGAGGTTCTGTGGGAGACTATCCAAGGGGTTTGTGGTGGCAATGTGCAGAGATGTGTTGGGGTCGTTTCAGATAAGTATAAAGCTAAAGCATTGAGGAATTTAGAACTCCAGAATCATTGGATGATCAATTTATCTTGTCAGGTTCAAGGATTCTTTAGTTTGATAAAGGACTTGTATAGAGAGCTTCCATTGTTTAAGACTGTAAGTGATAATTGTACAAAAATTGCTAGCCTCATCAATTCCACTCCGCAGATTAGGAATAGTTTCCACAGGTTTAGGCTGCAAGGGTATGACATTGCTGGATTTATTAGAGTGCCTCATCCTAAATGTGAAATCTCAAAGATTTGGTCTCCTTTTATTGCAATGCTGGATGATTTATTGAGCTGCTCTAGAATTCTGAACCTAATTGTATCGGATGATTCGTGTAAAGTTGCCTTATTGGATGTTTGTGGTGGGGAGGTTGCAGCTGTGATTCAGGATGTTGGATTCTGGAGACACGTTGAGGCTGCTCATTCGCTAGTGAAAATGATCGTGGCGATGGCTGAAGAAATTGAGGCTGAGAGGCCGTCAGTTGGGCAGTGTCTCCCTCTTTGGGAGGAACTGAGGGCTAAAATAAAGGAGTGGTGCACAAAAAATGACATTGCTGAAGGACCTGTGGAGAAGATTCTCGAAAGGCGATTCAGAAAGGTGTATCATCCAGCGTGGTCGGCTGCATTTATTCTTGATCCTTTGTATTTGGTCAGAGATGCTAGTGGGAAGTATCTTCCGCCTTTTAAGTGCTTGACACACGAGCAAGAGAAGGACGTTGACAAGCTTGTGACGCGGCTGGTTTCAAGGGAGGAAGCTCATATTGCTTTAATGGAACTAATGAAGTGGAGATCAGATGGTTTGGACCCACTATATGCTCAGGCAGTTCAGGTAAGACAGCATGATGCTGTGACGGGGAAACTGAAAGTTGCCAATCCCCAGGGCAGTAGGCTTGTCTGGGAAACATACCTCAAAGATTTTAAGATATTGAGTAAAGTTGCAGTCAGGCTTCTTTTCCTTCAAGCGACCTCGTGTGGAATCAAACATGATTCATCGTTCACAAGGTGGTTTTGTAGACAAGGAAATTCGAGATCGGGTTCGGATAGGGCTCAGAAGCTAATATTTGTCGCAGCTCATGCAAAGCTCGAGAGACAGGACTACTCCAGTCCTGAAGAAAAGGATGCAGAGCTTTTTGGCTCCATATATGGCGATGACGTCATGCTGAACGAGGTTCTAGCAGATACACCTTCTACCTAG